A region from the Kribbella shirazensis genome encodes:
- a CDS encoding LysE family translocator, producing MGIGQLAGFAGATVVLVGMPGPNNLYISLRSLTQGRRAGVVSALAVETGTLVYIVVTALGLAALVQASPTLFTAITVAGALYLAYLGLRLLRAPASHVDAGIQAAPLGRVFRDGVVVNLLNPKAALFFLAFLPQFTTRGADPGQLRTEMVVLGVGTLLIGLALDLCYAVGADAIGRRFRSVRTTSRRRTLVVAAIYLGLSAFALISAF from the coding sequence ATGGGGATCGGTCAGTTGGCGGGGTTCGCGGGCGCGACGGTGGTGCTGGTCGGGATGCCGGGGCCGAACAACCTGTACATCTCGCTGCGCAGCCTCACCCAGGGACGTCGTGCGGGCGTCGTGTCCGCACTGGCCGTCGAGACCGGCACCCTCGTCTACATCGTCGTGACCGCGCTCGGCCTCGCGGCGCTCGTGCAGGCCTCCCCGACGCTCTTCACCGCGATCACCGTCGCCGGCGCCCTCTACCTCGCGTACCTCGGTCTCCGGCTGCTGCGCGCCCCGGCGAGCCACGTCGACGCCGGCATCCAGGCCGCGCCGCTCGGCCGGGTGTTCCGCGACGGCGTCGTGGTCAACCTGCTCAATCCGAAGGCGGCGCTGTTCTTCCTCGCGTTCCTCCCGCAGTTCACCACGCGCGGCGCCGATCCCGGCCAGCTCCGCACCGAGATGGTGGTGCTCGGCGTCGGCACGCTTCTGATCGGCCTCGCGCTCGACCTCTGCTACGCGGTCGGCGCCGACGCGATCGGCCGCCGCTTCCGGTCGGTCCGTACGACGAGCCGGCGCCGCACGCTCGTCGTCGCCGCGATCTACCTCGGGCTCTCCGCCTTCGCGCTGATCAGCGCCTTCTGA
- a CDS encoding class I SAM-dependent methyltransferase, protein MTTEQLPDEHWNAFYTEHDQIWSGKPNVAFVDEVSGLTPGRALDLGCGEGADAIWLAQRGWTVTAVDISTVALRRAAEHANEAGVGDRIDWQQHELGRSFPAGEFDLVSAQFLHSKTELPREGILRSAAAAVARGGVLLIEGHLGFPPGEHNPHPDIHFPEPDEVIESLALPDGEWETLVSRAHDRAQVLRDGELINRRDCTVKLRRLFT, encoded by the coding sequence ATGACCACCGAACAGCTCCCTGACGAGCACTGGAACGCGTTCTACACCGAGCACGACCAGATCTGGAGCGGCAAGCCGAACGTCGCCTTCGTGGACGAGGTGTCCGGCCTGACGCCGGGCCGGGCGCTCGACCTCGGCTGCGGCGAAGGCGCCGACGCGATCTGGCTCGCGCAGCGAGGCTGGACGGTCACCGCCGTCGACATCTCGACGGTCGCGCTGCGCCGCGCGGCCGAGCACGCGAACGAGGCCGGGGTCGGCGACCGGATCGACTGGCAGCAGCACGAGCTGGGCAGGTCGTTCCCGGCCGGGGAGTTCGACCTGGTGTCCGCGCAGTTCCTGCACTCCAAGACCGAACTGCCACGCGAAGGCATCCTGCGCAGCGCGGCGGCCGCGGTCGCGCGGGGCGGAGTACTGCTGATCGAGGGTCACCTGGGCTTCCCGCCCGGCGAGCACAACCCGCACCCCGACATCCACTTCCCGGAACCCGACGAGGTGATCGAGAGCCTGGCACTTCCCGACGGCGAGTGGGAGACGTTGGTCAGCCGCGCGCACGACCGGGCGCAGGTGCTGCGCGACGGCGAGCTGATCAACCGCCGCGACTGCACGGTCAAGCTCCGCCGCCTGTTCACCTGA
- a CDS encoding MFS transporter, producing the protein MFRYRTIRGMMLGFFCLNFVIYFFLTWFPSYLKDARGLDLAQLGTLGTLPGITAIAGGWIAGVVADRRIRAGADVTRVRKTVMVGGLLGGAAIVFAAPAKSVYVALLFLAISYASLAIAATGIWSLPGDVAPSSRHVASIGGIQNFASNIAGIISPYVFGLLLDMYDGSYLPSFAVAGVVAVIGALTYALVVGKAEPLPVRDS; encoded by the coding sequence CTGTTCAGGTACCGGACGATCCGCGGCATGATGCTCGGCTTCTTCTGCCTGAACTTCGTCATCTACTTCTTCCTCACCTGGTTCCCGTCGTACCTGAAGGACGCCCGCGGGCTCGACCTGGCACAGCTGGGGACGCTCGGGACGCTGCCCGGGATCACCGCGATCGCCGGCGGGTGGATCGCCGGTGTGGTCGCGGACCGGAGGATCCGGGCGGGCGCCGATGTCACGCGGGTGCGGAAGACCGTGATGGTGGGCGGGCTGCTCGGCGGTGCGGCGATCGTGTTCGCGGCGCCGGCGAAGTCGGTGTACGTCGCGCTGCTGTTCCTGGCGATCTCGTACGCGAGCCTGGCGATCGCGGCGACCGGGATCTGGTCGCTGCCGGGTGACGTGGCGCCGTCGTCGCGGCACGTGGCCTCGATCGGCGGCATCCAGAACTTCGCGTCGAACATCGCGGGGATCATCAGCCCGTACGTGTTCGGGTTGCTGCTCGACATGTACGACGGGTCGTACCTGCCCTCGTTCGCGGTGGCCGGCGTGGTGGCGGTGATCGGCGCGCTGACCTACGCCTTGGTGGTCGGGAAGGCTGAACCGCTACCGGTCCGGGACAGCTGA
- a CDS encoding sensor histidine kinase, with amino-acid sequence MSLSHQRFADRYPLRVTIVVVLLTLVTLALATSGVLATTIMRGYLIDRVDQQLQQAAGPLSRAADDRRPLPPGKGLRPQLPSPLVVQFNDSEGSSAKGPAWARITETEPLPKLPTLNLNQVRALEGEPFEVDAESGGATWRVLALPLDDGKGSVMVAQSLRDMDHTISRLVGVQLAAGAIVLVLLAGVGTYVVRRSLRGLEDVEHTAVAIAGGDLSRRVPQRDPRTEVGRLSLALNQMLGQIETAFAQRTASEFAARRSEDAARRSEEAARLSEDRMRRFVADASHELRTPLTSIRGFAELARQRGDISDPDTMRRIEDEAKRMGLLVDDLLLLARLDQQRPLRMESVDLLPIAADALHNAQAVQPERPISLTILPGSEAPVVSGDEARLRQVLGNLVSNALHHTPVDAPITVSVGTRGTEAILEVSDTGPGLTDEQKARIFERFYRVDTARTRSTGGSGLGLSIVAALVAAHQGKVTVTNTTPHGATFTVHLPLTG; translated from the coding sequence ATGTCTCTCAGCCACCAGCGGTTCGCCGACCGGTACCCGCTGCGCGTCACCATCGTCGTCGTCCTGCTGACGCTGGTGACACTGGCGCTGGCCACGTCCGGCGTGCTGGCGACGACCATCATGCGCGGCTACCTGATCGACCGCGTCGACCAGCAACTGCAGCAGGCCGCCGGCCCGCTGTCACGCGCCGCCGACGACAGGCGGCCGCTGCCGCCTGGTAAGGGCCTACGCCCCCAGTTGCCGAGTCCTCTCGTCGTGCAGTTCAACGACTCCGAAGGGTCGAGCGCCAAGGGCCCGGCCTGGGCGCGGATCACCGAGACGGAGCCGCTGCCGAAGCTGCCGACGCTGAACCTGAACCAGGTGCGCGCTCTGGAAGGCGAACCGTTCGAGGTCGACGCAGAGTCCGGCGGCGCGACGTGGCGGGTCCTCGCGCTGCCGCTCGACGACGGGAAGGGATCGGTCATGGTGGCGCAGAGCCTGCGCGACATGGACCACACGATCAGCCGGTTGGTCGGCGTACAGCTGGCGGCCGGGGCGATCGTGCTGGTGCTGCTGGCCGGCGTCGGGACGTACGTCGTACGGCGAAGTCTGCGCGGGCTCGAGGACGTCGAACACACCGCGGTGGCGATCGCCGGCGGGGACCTGAGCCGGCGCGTACCGCAGCGAGATCCACGGACCGAGGTCGGGCGGCTGTCGCTGGCGCTGAACCAGATGCTCGGGCAGATCGAAACCGCGTTCGCGCAACGGACCGCTTCGGAGTTCGCGGCCCGGCGAAGTGAGGACGCGGCGCGGCGGTCGGAGGAGGCGGCGCGGCTGTCCGAGGACCGGATGCGGCGATTCGTAGCGGATGCCTCGCACGAGCTGCGGACACCGTTGACGTCGATCCGGGGGTTCGCGGAGCTGGCGAGGCAGCGTGGCGACATCTCCGACCCGGACACGATGCGGCGGATCGAGGACGAGGCGAAACGGATGGGGCTGCTCGTCGACGACCTGTTGCTGCTGGCGCGGCTGGATCAGCAGCGTCCGCTGCGGATGGAGTCGGTCGACCTGCTGCCGATCGCGGCCGACGCCCTGCACAACGCGCAAGCCGTGCAGCCCGAACGTCCCATCTCGCTGACGATCCTGCCCGGGTCGGAGGCTCCGGTCGTGTCAGGTGACGAGGCACGTCTACGGCAGGTCCTCGGGAACCTGGTCAGCAACGCGCTGCACCACACACCCGTCGACGCGCCGATCACCGTCTCGGTCGGCACCCGCGGCACCGAGGCCATCCTCGAAGTCAGCGACACCGGCCCCGGCCTCACCGACGAGCAGAAGGCGCGCATCTTCGAACGCTTCTACCGAGTCGACACAGCCCGCACCCGCTCCACCGGCGGCTCGGGCCTGGGCCTCTCCATCGTCGCCGCCCTGGTCGCCGCCCACCAAGGCAAAGTCACCGTCACCAACACCACCCCCCACGGCGCCACCTTCACCGTCCACCTCCCGCTGACCGGCTAG
- a CDS encoding response regulator transcription factor: MSPHLLVVDDEPNIVELLSASLRFAGYQVTTATHGAEALRKARDVEPDLVVLDVMMPGLDGFEVVRRLRGEDRHVPVLFLTARDAVEDKVLGLQTGGDDYVTKPFSLDELVARVRALLRRSGHREQTATEAAVLRYGDLELNEDSYEVFKAGQAVQLSLTEFKLLRCLLENAERVMSKGQILSAVWNYDFAGDAGVVESYMSYLRRKVDTGDQKLLHTVRGVGYVLRTPRGPN, encoded by the coding sequence ATGAGTCCGCATCTGCTGGTCGTCGACGACGAGCCGAACATCGTCGAGCTGCTGTCCGCGAGCCTGCGGTTCGCCGGGTACCAGGTCACCACGGCGACCCACGGCGCCGAGGCGCTGCGCAAGGCGCGCGACGTGGAGCCCGATCTGGTCGTACTCGACGTGATGATGCCCGGCCTGGACGGCTTCGAGGTGGTACGCCGTCTGCGCGGTGAGGACCGGCATGTGCCCGTGCTGTTCCTCACCGCCCGCGACGCCGTCGAGGACAAGGTGCTCGGACTGCAGACCGGCGGCGACGACTACGTCACGAAGCCGTTCAGCCTGGACGAACTGGTCGCCCGGGTGCGTGCGCTGCTACGCCGCTCCGGGCACCGCGAGCAGACCGCGACCGAGGCCGCCGTACTGCGCTATGGGGACCTGGAGCTGAACGAGGACAGCTACGAGGTGTTCAAGGCCGGTCAGGCGGTGCAACTGTCGCTGACCGAGTTCAAGCTGCTGCGGTGCCTGCTCGAGAACGCCGAGCGGGTGATGTCGAAGGGCCAGATCCTGTCCGCGGTCTGGAACTACGACTTCGCCGGGGACGCCGGCGTGGTCGAGTCCTACATGTCGTACCTGCGCCGCAAGGTCGACACCGGCGACCAGAAGTTGCTGCACACCGTCCGCGGGGTCGGCTACGTCCTGCGCACGCCGCGAGGCCCGAACTGA
- a CDS encoding MFS transporter has translation MTWKGLILGAFVWAYDGAMLAAGWFADKVGARKAFTFAALWWSVVTALTPLARGFWSLFAFRFALGAGEAPAYRW, from the coding sequence ATTACCTGGAAGGGCCTGATCCTCGGCGCGTTCGTCTGGGCGTACGACGGGGCGATGCTGGCCGCGGGCTGGTTCGCCGACAAGGTGGGCGCCCGGAAGGCGTTCACGTTCGCCGCGTTGTGGTGGAGCGTCGTGACCGCGCTGACGCCGCTGGCGCGCGGGTTCTGGTCGTTGTTCGCGTTCCGGTTCGCGCTCGGAGCGGGCGAGGCGCCGGCGTACCGTTGGTGA
- a CDS encoding DUF456 domain-containing protein produces METGVTVLVGIAIFVGIVGIVVPILPGAILSLAAILVWAIVERSATGWVVFAIAVVLIGASQVVKYVVPERRLREAGVPRRSMFFGILLGIVGFFVIPVVGMFIGFPIGIYLSELQRQRTHAAARTSTKHALRETGVSILIELTGTSLAAAVWLIAVLFVV; encoded by the coding sequence ATGGAGACAGGGGTGACCGTACTGGTCGGGATCGCGATCTTCGTCGGGATCGTCGGCATCGTGGTACCGATCCTGCCGGGGGCCATCCTCAGCCTGGCGGCGATCCTGGTCTGGGCGATCGTCGAGCGCAGCGCGACCGGCTGGGTGGTGTTCGCGATCGCGGTGGTGCTGATCGGTGCGAGTCAGGTGGTGAAGTACGTCGTACCGGAGCGACGGCTCCGCGAGGCCGGCGTACCGCGGCGGTCGATGTTCTTCGGCATCCTGCTCGGCATCGTCGGGTTCTTCGTGATCCCGGTGGTCGGCATGTTCATCGGCTTCCCGATCGGCATCTACCTGTCCGAGCTGCAGCGGCAACGCACCCACGCGGCCGCCCGGACGTCCACCAAACACGCCCTCCGCGAGACCGGCGTCTCCATCTTGATCGAGCTCACCGGCACCTCCCTGGCCGCGGCGGTCTGGCTGATCGCAGTCCTGTTCGTCGTCTGA
- a CDS encoding polyphosphate kinase 2 family protein, which yields MTTPDLVQELGFRVLDEEDDDPVLLRADGTPVDTWREGYPYGERLPREIYDRDKRLLQIELLKLQYWVKRSKQRLVIVFEGRDAAGKGGTIKRFMEHLNPRGASIVALEKPTEREQTQWYFQRYVAHLPAAGEMTLFDRSWYNRACVERVMGYCDQEQYEEFMRQAPEFERMLVRSGILLVKLWFSVSQAEQQTRFTIRQIDHTDTPYAPWTVVKSNDKKRARLEAMRHVLSLYDYTDKDQDLVGHPDPKILGPAAQVLEHGESATRTFPVL from the coding sequence ATGACCACGCCTGATCTGGTGCAAGAGCTCGGCTTCCGGGTGCTGGACGAGGAGGACGACGACCCGGTGCTGCTGCGGGCCGACGGTACTCCGGTGGACACCTGGCGCGAGGGCTATCCGTACGGCGAGCGGCTGCCGCGGGAGATCTACGACCGGGACAAGCGGCTGCTGCAGATCGAGTTGCTGAAACTGCAGTACTGGGTGAAGCGGTCGAAACAGCGGCTGGTGATCGTGTTCGAGGGCCGTGACGCGGCCGGCAAGGGCGGGACGATCAAGCGGTTCATGGAGCATCTGAATCCCCGCGGGGCGAGCATCGTCGCGCTGGAGAAGCCGACCGAGCGCGAGCAGACGCAGTGGTACTTCCAGCGGTACGTCGCGCATCTGCCGGCGGCCGGGGAGATGACGCTGTTCGACCGGTCCTGGTACAACCGGGCCTGCGTGGAGCGGGTGATGGGGTACTGCGACCAGGAGCAGTACGAGGAGTTCATGCGCCAGGCGCCGGAGTTCGAGCGGATGCTGGTCCGGTCGGGGATCCTGCTGGTGAAGTTGTGGTTCTCGGTGTCGCAGGCGGAACAGCAGACCCGGTTCACGATCCGCCAGATCGACCACACCGACACGCCGTACGCCCCGTGGACCGTTGTCAAGAGCAACGACAAGAAGCGCGCCCGCCTGGAGGCGATGCGCCACGTCCTGTCCCTCTACGACTACACCGACAAGGACCAGGACCTGGTAGGCCACCCCGACCCCAAGATCCTCGGCCCCGCCGCCCAAGTCCTCGAACACGGCGAATCCGCCACCCGCACCTTCCCGGTCTTGTGA
- a CDS encoding glycogen debranching N-terminal domain-containing protein, with translation MSSLHELVTALAAPWVVLSPRSGQLSGSGAEGVYARDRRILSRLSVTVDGREPVPVQVDEQDAATHQYVATVEGLGDTRHDPTVMLYRTRTVESDGLTERITLVNRSRAAVECRLDVALGTDLAGTAAVRSGAAASLPQLAPLPDGPGRTRWESGDTRVVVTADPGVSATPRVEPGEEFTLTLHVTADFPKSTTGFSIEPPAERTPYAVTVRCDDKRVERWLDRSLDDVRALQLAVDGDRYLGAGPPWYLTLFGRDSLISSGMLIPVDPSLAAGTLRALAARQGTKVDAGTAEQPGKIPHELRAEVADHGGGLVLPPVYYGTHDATQLWITTLHKAWRWGMPADEVRDLLPNLERALTWMKEYADPDDDGFLEYVDESGHGLANQGWKDSADAVQWPDGTLATAPIALCEVQGYAYAAAEKGAELLEAHGLPGDEWRTWASALQERFREAFWIDGYPAIALDSAKNPVAGRASNMGHLLGTGLLDADEEQTVADVLAGADLDSGFGLRTLSTAMTRFNPLGYHTGSVWPHDTAMTVQGLFATGQADVASSYVEGLIRAAEAFDYRLPELYGGRGTSEERTPTPYPLSCRPQAWAAASAVAVLVAALGIEPDVPGGTLTINPATSAPWQTLELGGLRVGDETLTVRLQDGEATILKDR, from the coding sequence ATGTCGAGCCTGCATGAACTGGTCACTGCCCTTGCCGCTCCCTGGGTGGTGCTGTCGCCGCGATCAGGTCAGTTGTCCGGTTCCGGCGCGGAGGGCGTGTACGCCCGGGACCGTCGCATCCTGTCGCGGCTGAGCGTGACGGTCGACGGTCGCGAGCCGGTCCCGGTGCAGGTGGACGAACAGGACGCCGCCACCCACCAGTACGTCGCGACGGTCGAAGGTCTCGGTGACACGCGGCACGACCCGACCGTGATGCTGTACCGGACCCGGACCGTCGAGTCCGACGGCCTCACCGAGCGCATCACCCTCGTGAACCGCTCCCGCGCCGCGGTCGAATGCCGCCTGGACGTTGCCCTCGGCACCGATCTCGCGGGCACGGCCGCCGTCCGCAGCGGAGCCGCGGCGAGCCTGCCGCAGCTCGCCCCGCTCCCGGACGGCCCCGGCCGCACGCGCTGGGAGAGCGGCGACACGCGAGTCGTCGTCACCGCCGACCCCGGCGTGTCCGCCACACCACGCGTCGAGCCGGGGGAGGAGTTCACCCTCACGCTGCACGTCACCGCAGACTTCCCGAAGTCCACCACGGGATTCTCGATCGAGCCGCCGGCCGAGCGTACGCCGTACGCCGTGACCGTCCGCTGTGACGACAAGCGGGTCGAACGCTGGCTCGACCGGTCGCTCGACGACGTCCGGGCGCTGCAACTCGCAGTCGACGGCGACCGCTACCTCGGCGCGGGCCCGCCGTGGTACCTGACGCTCTTCGGCCGCGACTCGCTGATCTCGTCCGGCATGCTGATTCCCGTCGACCCGTCCCTCGCCGCGGGCACCCTGCGGGCGCTGGCCGCCCGGCAGGGCACGAAGGTCGACGCAGGCACGGCCGAGCAACCGGGCAAGATCCCGCACGAACTACGCGCCGAGGTCGCCGATCACGGCGGCGGCCTGGTCCTGCCGCCGGTGTACTACGGCACGCACGACGCGACCCAGCTCTGGATCACCACACTGCACAAGGCCTGGCGCTGGGGTATGCCGGCCGACGAGGTCCGCGACCTGCTCCCGAACCTGGAGCGCGCGCTGACCTGGATGAAGGAGTACGCCGACCCGGACGACGACGGCTTCCTCGAGTACGTCGACGAATCCGGCCACGGCCTCGCGAACCAGGGCTGGAAGGACTCCGCCGACGCGGTGCAATGGCCGGACGGCACCCTCGCCACCGCGCCGATCGCACTGTGCGAGGTCCAGGGCTACGCGTACGCCGCCGCGGAGAAGGGCGCCGAACTGCTCGAGGCGCACGGCCTGCCAGGCGACGAATGGCGGACGTGGGCCTCCGCGCTGCAGGAGCGTTTCCGCGAAGCGTTCTGGATCGACGGCTACCCGGCGATCGCCCTCGACAGCGCGAAGAACCCGGTCGCGGGCCGCGCGTCGAACATGGGCCACCTGCTCGGCACCGGTCTCCTCGACGCGGACGAGGAACAGACGGTCGCCGACGTGCTCGCAGGAGCGGATCTCGACAGCGGTTTCGGGCTGCGAACGTTGTCCACGGCGATGACCCGCTTCAACCCGCTCGGCTACCACACCGGCAGCGTCTGGCCGCACGACACCGCGATGACGGTCCAGGGCCTGTTCGCGACCGGTCAGGCGGACGTCGCCTCGTCGTACGTCGAGGGACTGATCCGCGCGGCGGAGGCGTTCGACTACCGGCTGCCCGAGCTGTACGGCGGTCGCGGAACGAGCGAGGAGCGTACGCCGACGCCGTACCCGCTCTCGTGCCGCCCGCAGGCGTGGGCCGCGGCCTCGGCCGTCGCGGTGCTCGTCGCCGCACTCGGCATCGAGCCCGACGTGCCCGGCGGCACGCTGACGATCAATCCCGCGACCTCGGCGCCCTGGCAGACGCTCGAGCTCGGCGGTCTGCGGGTCGGCGACGAGACGCTGACCGTTCGGCTGCAGGACGGCGAGGCGACGATCCTCAAGGACCGCTGA
- a CDS encoding PLP-dependent aminotransferase family protein: protein MDRSGDPAALADLIGHRLGTRAGGLYRRLADEIAALIGSAELPVGARLPAERRLAESLAISRSTVVAAYDELRARGLVESRRGSGTTVARAASRGRSRADKRMPAGYGESLFHRITVGPGEVISLTYAVDPGLPELSSELIDLASTDLPELLGDVGYHPRGLPVLRERIAEHFTESGLPTSADEIVVTTGAHQAIALVTQMYLRNGAAVAIEQPSWPGCFDLFGAAGGRVVGVPLDDAGIRPELLDAACAEHQPAMLFVMPTFHNPTGRLMSAARRRQVAELAARHGVVVVEDNAYSAWDPAGPEIPPPLAAYAPDDAEVLTIGSVSKAVWGGLRIGWIRASRPLAERLARHKALADLGSPVIDQALTARLLPRLTELTAARARVATVRKKLMGELLTERLPEWEWSMPVGGSALWIRLPGTDARVFAQVALRHGVEVVAGQAMDPSGAHNDYLRVPFAYSEQVLDDAVARLARAWHELRRHGPGPGVPVV from the coding sequence GTGGACCGTTCTGGAGATCCCGCGGCGCTGGCCGACCTGATCGGCCACCGGCTGGGCACACGTGCGGGTGGTTTGTACCGGCGGCTGGCGGACGAGATCGCCGCGCTGATCGGCTCCGCCGAGCTTCCGGTCGGCGCACGCCTGCCGGCCGAGCGCCGCTTGGCCGAGTCCCTGGCGATCAGCCGCTCGACGGTCGTCGCGGCGTACGACGAACTCCGCGCCCGCGGCCTGGTCGAGAGCCGGCGAGGCAGCGGTACGACGGTCGCGCGCGCCGCGAGCCGGGGTCGTTCACGAGCGGACAAGCGGATGCCGGCCGGGTACGGCGAGTCGCTGTTCCACCGCATCACGGTCGGACCGGGCGAGGTCATCTCGCTGACGTACGCCGTCGATCCGGGCCTGCCCGAGCTGTCCTCGGAGCTGATCGACCTGGCCTCGACCGACCTGCCGGAGCTGCTCGGTGACGTCGGGTACCACCCGCGCGGCCTGCCGGTGCTGCGGGAACGGATCGCCGAGCACTTCACCGAGTCAGGGCTGCCGACGTCCGCCGACGAGATCGTGGTGACGACCGGGGCGCATCAGGCGATCGCGCTGGTGACGCAGATGTACCTGCGCAACGGCGCCGCGGTGGCGATCGAGCAGCCGAGCTGGCCGGGATGCTTCGACCTGTTCGGAGCGGCCGGCGGGCGCGTGGTCGGCGTACCTCTGGACGACGCCGGGATCCGGCCGGAGCTGCTGGACGCCGCGTGCGCGGAGCATCAGCCGGCGATGTTGTTCGTGATGCCGACGTTCCACAATCCGACCGGTCGCCTGATGTCGGCGGCGCGGCGCCGGCAGGTCGCGGAGCTGGCCGCGCGGCACGGGGTCGTGGTGGTCGAGGACAACGCGTACTCGGCGTGGGATCCGGCAGGCCCGGAGATCCCCCCGCCGCTGGCGGCGTACGCGCCGGACGACGCCGAGGTGCTGACGATCGGATCGGTGTCGAAGGCCGTCTGGGGCGGGCTGCGGATCGGCTGGATCCGGGCGTCGCGGCCGCTGGCGGAGCGGCTGGCGCGGCACAAGGCGCTGGCCGACCTCGGCAGCCCGGTCATCGACCAGGCGCTCACGGCCCGGCTGCTGCCACGGCTCACCGAGCTGACGGCCGCGCGGGCCCGGGTGGCGACGGTGCGGAAGAAGCTGATGGGGGAGTTGCTGACCGAGCGACTACCGGAGTGGGAGTGGTCGATGCCCGTCGGCGGGTCGGCGTTGTGGATCCGGCTGCCGGGCACAGACGCTCGGGTGTTCGCCCAGGTGGCGTTGCGGCACGGTGTCGAGGTGGTCGCGGGTCAGGCGATGGATCCGTCGGGTGCGCACAACGACTACTTACGGGTGCCGTTCGCCTACTCCGAGCAAGTACTCGACGATGCGGTCGCTCGGCTGGCGCGGGCTTGGCACGAGCTGCGCCGGCACGGTCCCGGACCCGGGGTACCTGTCGTGTGA
- a CDS encoding phosphotransferase — protein sequence MIQDGEEIPLLGGDVTEGLVRVGDTVRRPPGERADLVRDVLRHLEKVGFEGAPRYLGVDSTGREALTYVEGEVAGRPRPRWIADEDRMVSVARLLRAYDDAVEGFGLPENLPPPIEPPGLPDLNDPPELVGHQDVTPENVVFRDGRAYALIDFDLARPVSRCREVVNLMLWWAPFGDDADLDPLLRGLDRARRCRLLADVYGLPETDRRRLMELAIGLNERAWHTMKYRAETLGGGWQRMWSEGVGDQIRNRQDWLEANADALTTALLSGRS from the coding sequence ATGATCCAGGACGGCGAGGAGATCCCGCTGCTCGGCGGCGATGTGACCGAGGGCCTGGTGCGGGTCGGCGACACAGTACGGCGGCCGCCGGGCGAGCGCGCCGACTTGGTCCGCGACGTCTTGCGGCACCTGGAGAAGGTCGGGTTCGAGGGCGCACCGAGGTACCTCGGCGTCGACTCGACCGGCCGGGAGGCGCTCACGTACGTCGAGGGTGAGGTCGCGGGCCGTCCACGCCCTCGGTGGATCGCCGACGAGGACCGGATGGTGTCGGTGGCGCGGCTGCTGCGGGCGTACGACGACGCGGTCGAAGGATTCGGCCTGCCCGAGAACCTGCCCCCGCCGATCGAGCCGCCGGGTCTCCCCGACCTGAACGATCCGCCGGAGCTCGTGGGCCATCAGGACGTGACGCCGGAGAACGTGGTGTTCCGCGACGGCCGCGCGTACGCCCTGATCGACTTCGACCTCGCCCGCCCGGTCAGCCGCTGCCGCGAGGTCGTGAACCTGATGCTGTGGTGGGCGCCGTTCGGCGACGACGCCGACCTGGATCCGCTGCTGCGCGGTCTGGACCGCGCGCGCCGGTGCCGCCTCCTGGCCGATGTCTACGGTCTGCCCGAGACCGACCGCCGACGGCTGATGGAACTGGCGATCGGACTCAACGAGCGCGCCTGGCACACGATGAAGTACCGGGCCGAAACGCTCGGCGGAGGCTGGCAGCGGATGTGGAGCGAGGGCGTCGGCGACCAGATCCGCAACCGCCAGGACTGGCTCGAGGCCAACGCCGACGCCCTCACCACCGCGTTGCTCAGCGGGCGATCCTGA